From the genome of Pirellulales bacterium, one region includes:
- a CDS encoding alcohol dehydrogenase has product MATMRVAQIPHPKGAFEIVERPIPEPAAGWIRVKIQACGVCHSDSVTKDGLFPGIEYPRVPGHEVAGVIDKLGPGVAGWTVGERVGVGWNGGYCGYCEPCRRGQFFACQHGAATGVNFDGGYAEYMVAPASAVALIPDDLSPVEAAPLMCAGITTFNALRNSGARPGDVVAVLGLGGLGHLGVQFAAKMGFYTVAIARGQDKQPLAKKLGAAVYIDNQTQDPTAELAKLGGARVILATVTNADAMSAVVGGLSVAGTMLIIGVVNSLTIPTMQMIQSSQTIRGWYSGTSIDSQDTLRFSAQTGVRSMNEVVPLERVAEGYQRMESGKARFRVVLTMDK; this is encoded by the coding sequence ATGGCCACCATGCGCGTCGCCCAGATACCGCATCCCAAGGGCGCTTTTGAAATCGTCGAGCGACCCATCCCCGAGCCGGCCGCCGGTTGGATCCGGGTCAAGATTCAAGCCTGCGGTGTCTGCCACAGCGATTCGGTCACCAAGGACGGCTTGTTCCCTGGCATTGAATATCCGCGCGTGCCGGGTCACGAAGTAGCCGGCGTGATCGACAAGCTCGGACCAGGCGTGGCCGGCTGGACCGTAGGCGAGCGCGTCGGAGTCGGCTGGAACGGCGGATATTGCGGTTATTGCGAGCCTTGTCGCCGAGGCCAGTTTTTCGCCTGCCAACACGGGGCAGCAACAGGCGTAAACTTCGACGGCGGCTACGCCGAATACATGGTCGCACCGGCCAGCGCCGTGGCGTTAATCCCAGACGATCTCTCGCCGGTTGAAGCAGCGCCGTTGATGTGCGCCGGCATCACCACGTTCAACGCGCTACGCAACAGCGGCGCCCGCCCCGGCGACGTCGTCGCGGTGCTAGGGCTCGGTGGGCTTGGTCACTTGGGCGTACAATTCGCGGCCAAGATGGGTTTTTACACCGTCGCCATCGCGCGCGGCCAGGACAAGCAGCCCTTAGCCAAGAAGCTGGGCGCCGCGGTCTATATTGATAACCAAACGCAAGACCCAACTGCCGAACTTGCCAAGCTTGGCGGCGCCCGCGTGATTCTGGCCACCGTAACCAATGCCGACGCCATGAGCGCGGTGGTCGGCGGTCTGTCGGTCGCCGGCACGATGCTGATCATCGGCGTGGTGAACTCACTGACGATCCCCACCATGCAAATGATCCAGTCTTCGCAAACGATCCGCGGCTGGTACTCGGGCACGTCGATCGACTCGCAAGACACGCTCCGCTTCAGCGCGCAAACGGGCGTGCGATCAATGAACGAGGTCGTTCCGTTAGAGCGTGTGGCCGAGGGATACCAGCGCATGGAAAGCGGCAAGGCCCGCTTCCGCGTCGTGCTGACCATGGACAAGTAA
- a CDS encoding SGNH/GDSL hydrolase family protein — protein MSRQSVFSKSLICLLCCAAPLRAGVLSGDGIGAYGDSLSWQYSLWVPLAPSFGYSIFSNGQQFNWVDQLVMSGYNFGPQVDATGNHNYYNANDVALGGAVSSDLPGQVSSLQPSLASNAVKLTVMEIGGDNFTVGLGGEYGTIYTAAANHAYNPLTNPAVQTFMNNLVGDITSAVNATLAINPSEHMVLMTVPDLGVTPSYRSTYSDATRRAEVTSVVNAINQQILSLAALHHMPVVDLNALGQLSLTPPKLGGVQMLTGGGNGGNRMYLSDSFHPGTVANGLLANAILKADQIGYGDAVNLISDQIILTRAGVTPTVGGSTYYDVSPYVIFNPVPEPSTLAITICAAVGIVIVPRRGRRR, from the coding sequence GTGAGTCGTCAATCCGTGTTTTCAAAGTCGCTCATTTGCCTGCTCTGCTGCGCTGCGCCATTACGGGCGGGCGTCCTCTCTGGCGACGGCATCGGCGCCTACGGCGACAGCCTTTCTTGGCAATATTCTCTGTGGGTGCCGCTGGCTCCTAGCTTCGGCTATTCCATTTTTTCCAACGGTCAGCAATTCAATTGGGTCGATCAGCTGGTGATGAGCGGCTACAACTTTGGCCCGCAAGTCGACGCCACGGGCAACCACAATTACTACAACGCGAATGACGTAGCCCTGGGCGGCGCCGTCAGCAGCGATCTGCCTGGCCAAGTTAGCTCACTCCAGCCGTCGCTGGCTTCGAATGCCGTAAAGTTGACCGTCATGGAAATTGGCGGAGATAACTTCACGGTGGGGCTTGGCGGCGAGTACGGCACGATCTACACCGCCGCCGCCAATCATGCCTACAATCCCCTCACCAATCCCGCCGTACAAACCTTCATGAATAACCTGGTCGGAGACATCACGTCGGCGGTCAATGCAACGCTGGCCATTAACCCCAGCGAGCACATGGTTCTGATGACGGTGCCCGACCTGGGCGTAACGCCTTCCTACCGCTCGACCTACTCGGATGCTACGCGCCGCGCGGAAGTAACAAGCGTGGTGAACGCCATCAACCAACAGATTCTCAGCCTGGCTGCGCTGCATCACATGCCCGTGGTCGATCTCAATGCACTCGGACAGCTCTCGCTCACACCCCCGAAACTTGGTGGCGTGCAGATGCTAACTGGGGGCGGCAACGGCGGCAACCGGATGTACCTCAGCGACAGCTTTCATCCCGGCACAGTTGCCAACGGCTTGCTGGCCAATGCGATTCTCAAGGCGGACCAGATTGGCTACGGCGACGCTGTGAACCTGATTTCCGACCAAATAATCCTGACACGCGCCGGGGTAACGCCGACGGTCGGTGGGTCCACGTACTACGACGTCAGCCCGTACGTGATCTTTAATCCAGTGCCCGAGCCATCCACGTTGGCGATAACCATCTGTGCTGCCGTGGGCATTGTGATCGTGCCGCGCCGTGGCCGTCGTCGATAA